The DNA region GTTATGGTTTATACAACCGCTATACTTTTTGGTCCAGTTATTGGTGCTGTGGCAGGCGGAGTTGGATCGGCCTTAGCAGATGTTTTTCTAGGCTATGGTATATACGTTCCCGCAACTTTATCCATTAAAGCTTGTGAAGGAGCTGTTGTTGGGCTTTTAGGAAGAAGAGTGCTGGAATTAAATTCAACAAGAAAATTAAGAAAGTTTGCTGTAGTAATAGGATTATTCTTTTCTTTGTTGATAGGTTACATCGGAACTAGATTATATACCGGGAATGTAGAAGCCACTATTGGCTTACCTTTTTTTGGATATTATACTTTCTCAGTGAATATTCCTACAACGTTTTGGATCATTGTTACAATTCTCATCGCTACAATTCTGACTTATGTGGAGCTTAATTTTAGATCGCAAATTGGATGGATGGTATTCTCAATGTTGATAGGTGGGTCAATTATGGTATCTGGATATTTCTTGTATCAATGGTTCTTATACGGTCCTGCTGCATTAATCGAAATTCCAATAAATATAGGTCAATCACTGATAGGCATTTTGATCTCGGTACCGTTGATTAAAGCGATATGGAAGAGAGCGCCTTGGATTAAAGAAACATTCCATTAATCTGATTAAAAAAATAATTCGATAATAAGCGTAATTAACCGAGTTTATCTGGAGCAAATTCCCTTCGTAAAAGGTCTGGTCGTGGCGGAGAGAACAATTCTACACTCACAAATTCTTCTTTTTCAGAAATTTTCATTGAATGCGTTGTATTTTCTGGTATAATCCAACTAAAACCTTCCTTGACAGAGAATTCTTTTTCATCCATAGTAAAAGTAGCTTCGCCCTGAAGGCAGACTCCCATTTGTT from Candidatus Bathyarchaeota archaeon includes:
- a CDS encoding cupin domain-containing protein, whose amino-acid sequence is MSVIDTTKIDFWEPHPGSRMRVIGNGEHVTLVYARLQPGSDVPEHKHPSEQMGVCLQGEATFTMDEKEFSVKEGFSWIIPENTTHSMKISEKEEFVSVELFSPPRPDLLRREFAPDKLG
- a CDS encoding ECF transporter S component, producing the protein MVKELLSAVKVGITAVFIALVCICTMIFSIYVPATKGYFNVGEVMVYTTAILFGPVIGAVAGGVGSALADVFLGYGIYVPATLSIKACEGAVVGLLGRRVLELNSTRKLRKFAVVIGLFFSLLIGYIGTRLYTGNVEATIGLPFFGYYTFSVNIPTTFWIIVTILIATILTYVELNFRSQIGWMVFSMLIGGSIMVSGYFLYQWFLYGPAALIEIPINIGQSLIGILISVPLIKAIWKRAPWIKETFH